Genomic window (Bombyx mori chromosome 9, ASM3026992v2):
TAGAAAATCGTCTCAACAAAAACGAAGAAacgttgttttaaaataaaactggataTTCGAACTTTAATGTCGAGATATTTTGATCATGTGATTAACACTTTACTATGTATTTTAGTTACAGTATTGGTTATGAAATATTTGTACAGAGAACAACAGGATGTAAGAAAATGAGACGCGTAAGGTAAACTACGTATTTTAgatctaattattttttaatttaatcatattggagctttacttttatttaaaggcagcgaaatattatatttttcttaaattacaattttactttTCGTTACATACTTTTGGAACGTTCAGATATATGCATAAATTGAATAgggattgttcttatataacaAAACTGTTAATTTAGTTATAGgctttacaaattttaatctcttatttttaaatttccttaATAACATCATGTTGTAGTGAAAAATTTAGTTTtgataattaatacattttattaaaaaaaaattacgattaaTTTGTATCCAAAAAAGAAATTATcactatttttattcattaaaaaaataatctctgAATCTTATTTTTGTTAACTTTATTTTTGTGAACAGTTTGCTTtcttatgaaattaaaaaatcttatGTTATGGCAGTTAATTATGATTGATGTTGTTTGGTAAAAAAGCTATggttgtaaaattaataaaaacactaGTAAATACATATCGATAGAACtgttatataaatgtattttttttacaaaaactttaaGTGTTCTagtattacaatataatatttttcgaaattttcaATGTTTGAGTACTAAACTATCGTAGGATAAGATTAAGATTTATAATTTACGTACTTTTAAGAGTTCTCATGTGCTCGTGACATGACAccgataaatatatttacttcgAATGAACGTTTTCATAATTCTAACTCAATAATGCAgttgaaaaacaaacaaaatattttctagTTGTTTTGAgacaatttgtatttaaaaaaatgaatttagacTTAGTAagatgtacatttatttatatgccAACACTAGATCATTTTTCGGAAACCACCATTCCTTTCCgtgttttttatgttatttataaatgaattttCTAATATATCAATGTACATGTTTTGTTTCCATTAATATTGTGTtgacagttttaatttttttaaatatgttattaattttataaaaactttaaaactatACAAacctatataaatttattatgttacGCATTTTATCAGCTGTAATGTTGTGCATGTTATTACGTGAGTAATTCAGTTCAGAATTATATTAACATGATGAAATGAAGTATTtatagtataaatataataaaataaaatagtaaaaaaaagttgataaaaggACTCAAATTAAAGTGTTCGAAACTTTGCTCAATAAGTGTCAATTGAAAGCAATGGAGAGCTTTAATAGATTtctcaaaaatattaaactaaattttatatCTATTAGGGTGTAATGAAAGAAacttaattctaaaaaaaaatctgttaactATTTATCGCAatgaataaaaagaaaaagatattTATGATGATTtctttaatgaattaaaatgaaacgaATTCGCTTATGTTTCATTCACTTGTGTTTCATGTTTTCAAAGCAGTTTTATTAATCAACTTTTTTATCGATAAGGTTGAAtgtgatattataatttatattattatgtaaaaaataaatgatttcacTTATTTCACTATTTTTTATTCCATAACTTTACTCGCATTCTCATATATGTACGCATTaacatttaaatgttaacaAATATTGAGACAAGTGTTCGGATTTAATTTGGATAATGGACTTACAGATGGCAAATATGTGCACAGAACTTACGGAAACTAATGAGTATTCGTTCGTTACTGACAAGTCTGCAAGATTTTGCGACTAAATGTAGTGTAGCAGTGTAGTGAGTGCATCATGAAGAAAAcagttattttgtttattgctttaatAATTCATGTAAGTTAATAATGTTTACACAGTGCAATTCATTGTTTCATAAGCAAAATGTAAAtcgtgaaaatattttatagttatcACGACATTTTTCAGACTAGTACCGTGTTTTTTGGTGAATTTCAAGGACCTACGCCTTCAGTAAATAAGAATTTTGGTAAGCTGATGAATGATGTTGTGTCAGACGCCAGACAAACAATAGATTGCACCGTAGAAGCTATGAAAAATGAAGTGGACTCTGGAAATTTACCCTACTTTTATAAACCTAAATGTGGTAATCAAAATGTTAAGCCACTTAATAATAAGAATCTTGACAGAAAAAGTAGGGCGACATTTAAGGACACCGAGAATCCTAGACGACACCAAAAAATCGTTGATGGAACGATCTTTAAAAACACCGGAAAAAACAAGAATAAGAAGATAAACGACATAAAGAATTTGTTGTTGAATGAATCACGACGCTTGAATAATGTTGATAAATTTGTGAAAGAAGACCTTGACGGCATATCCAAGGACGTACGTgtacaattagaaaaaatagaACATAATGACGTTAAGGTTGCTCTCGCTCTACAAAAGCCTAAAGTGGATTCCGTGAAGAATGCTTCTTcagaaataaaatcaaaaatttcagctcagtctaaaaatattaagtttgCCAATTCGGCAAGCAATTCTTCCGATACAAGCGAAATTGATGATATTGTGGCAAAGTTCCAAATCGAAACAAACAATACGCTTAAGGAAATAGAAAAACAACTCCAAGATTGGGAAAAAGAAGAATCGGAACAGTTGCAAGAGTTAAAAACACTCATGGAAAGTGCCAAACATCCTGTTACTCTTAAAGATCTAGCTCAGAATATTACCGCGAATAGTTTATCGGAAAATAGTACATTGCCGTTCGATACAGTTAACTCATCAATAACACCTTCAACCATCGTTACTCCACTACCTGAAATTCAAAGCGGAAAAAACTTGAGTTCAATTGACATACCAAGTAAATCTTCCAAAGGCTTACAAAGAACTACAATAGCACTAGCATCGTCTACTGAACATTTTACAACAACTGCAATTCCGACCTCGAATATAATAAGTAAATTAACGACATTTAAAATTGCGACTACCACAGAACGAACACTAACTAAAGCGGACGATAGTCTAAATGATTATGGTGGATTTTTCGATTTCTCTCCTAATGACAAGCATGCAAGAGATGAAGCGGCCAGTAGCGCagaaaaaataatcaaagaGGGAAGTTTTTCCAAATCACTGTTTAATGCTCTATCTAATAAGGTAGAGGATGCACCCTCCATATTTTGATAATCGTACGTACTTAAATgggtatttttaaaattacaaataataaaaaaaaaagtagtttaaatcGTTAatgttgtaaaaatatatataagtgaCTCTTTGTTCAAATtgttgtgaaaaaaaaacagattttccAGCTATTCAAGAATACTAATATTGTCTCTAAGATCGAATTGAGCCATAATGAATAATAACCGGCAAAGACAAGATTTTTGAAtttccaaaatttaaaaaaacgtagGTACATAggaaaatagtataataaatacaataaagttCGTCAATCTCTTTCCTAGCctctaaataatttaaaaaaagccgcTGTCTGGCTTTGTTgctttgcttatttttttaaaatctgaCAACTGATTtcgaatctttttttattaatagaaagAGAAGAAAAAGATTTTGAAGAAAATGGCTGAATTATCATGAGGCtgtgtgaaaaaaaaactgtttcgtTCGTTCGTttcaaattttacaaattttaagatAAAGTATTCAAACCAAGCAAAGATGCGAACGGATAGCTTgctattgaaataatatttaatcggTTGACAATAGTAGTAGAAAATGATACATATCTGATTCCATCACTACTGATGGTAgggacatcttgtgagcccgcacgggcaggtactaccaccccgtctatttcggccgtgaaggaATCatacatttcgatttgaagaggggcagccgttgtactataaacaTGAGACTTATTTTTCATAGTGGTGGTAgaatttacgttattgatgtctatggactccggtaaccacttaactctaaGTGGGCCGAGAGCTTCTCCACCCAATTGCAgtaaaaaaatgaatgaattgccttatttcgtaaaaataaaaagagttcTATGAAGCACAAGCAAGGTTACAATATCCTATCTACTCCACTACTAACTCCACGTTCGAAAGCTATGGTAAATAAGATCACTAttacattatacatatttacaagtCAGGAAGGAAAGTAATGTGATAAAAGTGCAGACAGTATGTTGCGTTATTCgttcttattaaaataatgggataattaattaaaacacaattaaatCTATGTATATGTAACGgttttattaacaatattttatgtaaatacataattacaaaCTTACACGTCTACCAATTGAGCTTCGCTACTCTAAGACGAGTCAATGCGCTCTGCCACTTATGTTTCTTACCGTAGAATTCAATTTTGCTTAACTATGCACCGAtacttactaattttttttgcatattatACTAGTACCTACCTTAGAATCTTCAACAGTTTAGAATACTAGTCTTATACTAGTAGATATATCTACACACCAAAGTTGTTCACTGGTGTGTcccttataatattatttaaggtgtatctcttaaaatatttaaactcaATTTTTATCCAGccctttaaattttgttttaatttctgtacaataaatacattttataaaagtGTTAAGAGGTTTCATTtagagttatttttattttcaattccaGTCCGAATCAGGCACAATAAGTGTAGTTGAAGATgcctttaaaagtattaagatttttagtttttcttataaaatttatatttgactTAAATTTTGTCTCCGCTTACCCAAAAAGTATTTGCTCTTggtaatttcaaatattttgatgTTGAAATATGTTTATGTAACGTAtttaataggttaatattgaGCAACAGTCGAGTTGGAAGTAATTTTAAGACAACGGAAATAGAAATAATCGAAATATTATTTACGAagacattaattaaataattcttgAAATTTTTCTGACTATCGtctaattttacttttattttggcACGCAAAATATAGCAACTAGAAAAAATTcgttaatattgtttttggaGCATGAAATCATTTGGTAATGTTTTCTacgaattcaattaattattgcttaatattaaattgttatttaaaaaaaaacagattacatTATATTCGATGACGACAAAATAGATTATTCCatacttatttaaataactttaaGAAAGGACCATCACAAGTTTTACACGTCAGCTGTTTGTGGAGAATCCGCAAGTAAACACAAGAAGACGTTTCACGAAAGACGTAGGCGATACGATTTGCTACCAGAGCAACTTAATAAATAGTCTATCATATCATAATCCTGTTATTGGAATGTTGGGTGttaccttaaaaaaaatcgtatgtcGTGAAACTATGGTATGAATTCGAACGTCTTGTACCTACATATGACGAGGTGATCCGGAGGCGACAAAGTGTAGTCGGTTATATTACGTaactattgttattttaattaatttaataattatattagagTATTCTATGCTAATATTATTGCCTGTACGTATTCAAGAAACTCTTCCTGTGTAAAATACTCCTTATTCGAGACACAAAATGAATATGGCTACGTAAATAGTTAACAAGCATTTTTATGCAGTACTCACGATATAAACAATAGAAGAGcaatattatgaatatttaaatctagGCGACTAATCATTTACTTATATAttctaaaaattaataatacttcGATGTCTAGATTACCAAATGAATAGATAATACTATTTGTAACCGCACTtgcagtattttcttcggttttcatgagtcgtagatataattagcagtacttttacgttttaaattcgCGGGTTCCCGCGGTTTCACGGTCGgccgtgatcacgaaaacttaACACGTTGAGCGCCATGTGTATCTTTCTGGAAACACAAAGTACCACCTTTAGGGGCCGCGTGTTTCCTTTAGGAAACACGAGCAGTACTTTATTCGTAGGCCAGTGTGTCCGCCAGGAAACACATTTCAATACATTTTACTATGAATTCTAATACCTCTGGCCTCCACGGTTATTTCGGTGTGAGTGGGTTTTTTGCACGACCTTttgatcaaaatttatttttagacatAACTTAGGAATAAAGTACTGCTCGTGTTTCCTAAAGGAAACACGCGGCCCCTAAAGGTGGTACTTTGTGTTTCCAGAAAGATACACATGGCGCTCAACGTGTTAAATGTTCGAAAAGTCcgaaacaatataatgacaataaaaaacgcgagattaaactgtaaaagtattaagttttaattagaCACTTCTCTTGTTTTGATGTTTTACaatcaaatttttattacattttatttaaatattttttttaggtaaataaaatatattctgttTTAGGATAAATAGATTTGATTGAAATCGCAAACTGAATACATTTTAAgtcagtttattttttaagcttGGTATAGACAAggatgtattatattttatataggtacTAAAGTGACTTGGACGAAAAAAAGTAGCTGTCATTATTTGGAAAGACAGTTAAGATCAATAAAAGTGTTTCATGAGTAACAAAGGTCAGATTAAAGATActtaaattgttattaatgtACGTATCTTTGTAAAATACGAAAGCGAGGAAGGTTGAGATTTACATATCGACTACTATACGGGAGGTGGACACCGTACTAAGGTGGACGTTGCGTACTGATTAAAATGCTTGTCTATGGGCACTCGGTCATCGTACAGTGTAGGAGCCTGAAGAATAATCCCAGCCGTACCAACCAGTACGGCCAGTGTAAAGATCCACAGAAACAGTCTGTCAAGAACCATCGCCACGTACTTCCAATCTTCTTTCACCTAAAAATCCATCCGCATACAAAGCAACGTGTTAGTACAGATTATTAACTGCTATTTTTCTCTATTGTAATTTCCCAACGCCTTTTTGAAAAAGTTATTAGAAAAAAGTACTGCTTTATTATGTAATCTATCAAGTTGGGTCTCAAATAGGTCTCAAAAAGGGttaagtaataattttatttattagagaaTAATTCCGTttcattataatacatattatttaatttcgattcCCATAAATCTTGATTATGAATAAGAAAAAAGAgaacagaaataagcagaattTATAAGACAAGTCCGTAAAAAATTGTGGCATCTGTTGGAAGGTGCTTATTACTCTTCTCTCTCCTCTTAGGTTTTAGGTCCTTGTCGAATCCCATTTATATCACAATGCAAGTGGCACTCACCGCCAGTTTAACCTAGCTTGGGATATGAGGTCGTAGTCTCAATTCTATTACACTTTTCAGCAAAAACAGATAGGATGGTAACACTCCGTTGACCCGCTGCGGACTTACCATTGGTAATTAGCACATTTACGTTTTTCCGGTTTTGATTGTTTGTactcgatgttattctttcatcacgAAAGCCATTCATGAAAATGTGTTAAGcgcgttaatattattttagaagaATAGTGTTTTGCCTGTGAAATTTGAATATCAGCATAGTCGCATTATTTGACGGGAAAAAGTACAGCGGGTCTAttgtcctttaggctacgacgttTTGGGTGTGATGTTTATTGCATATAACAAACCTTAGTAGAATCTTCAAGCATTTTCGTGTGCTCAGCGATGAATCGAACACAGAAACAGGTTCGATGGACCTCCGGCGGACAAGCGGAGTGACTGAAGCCGGGCGGCGGATCCGGCACCGGACTCAGAATCTCCTCCTCCACACTCACCCCGGCCAATCCGCCGCCCACCACCTCGCTCGAGCCGTGCAGCATGCAACTACCGCCCAGTCGATTGCTGTCAATTCTAGAAACGTCACAACCATCActaatttagcggtaggcagcggctcggctctgcccctggcattgctgaagtccattggcgacggtaaccattcaccatcaggtgggccgtatgctcgtctgcctacaagggcaataaaaaaaatctcacgtacttttttttattgcttagatgggtggacgagctcacagcccacgtggtgttaagtagttactggagcccatagacatctacaacgtaaatgcgccacccaccttgagacataagttctaaggtctcaggtatagttacaacggctgccccacccttcaaaccgaaacgcattactgcttcatggcagaagtaggcag
Coding sequences:
- the LOC119628949 gene encoding uncharacterized protein LOC119628949 → MKKTVILFIALIIHTSTVFFGEFQGPTPSVNKNFGKLMNDVVSDARQTIDCTVEAMKNEVDSGNLPYFYKPKCGNQNVKPLNNKNLDRKSRATFKDTENPRRHQKIVDGTIFKNTGKNKNKKINDIKNLLLNESRRLNNVDKFVKEDLDGISKDVRVQLEKIEHNDVKVALALQKPKVDSVKNASSEIKSKISAQSKNIKFANSASNSSDTSEIDDIVAKFQIETNNTLKEIEKQLQDWEKEESEQLQELKTLMESAKHPVTLKDLAQNITANSLSENSTLPFDTVNSSITPSTIVTPLPEIQSGKNLSSIDIPSKSSKGLQRTTIALASSTEHFTTTAIPTSNIISKLTTFKIATTTERTLTKADDSLNDYGGFFDFSPNDKHARDEAASSAEKIIKEGSFSKSLFNALSNKVEDAPSIF